One Pseudomonas sp. B21_DOA genomic window, CAGTTGCGCCAAAGCGGCGGCCGACTCGGCCGCTGTCCACAGCTCGACACTGAGGTTTTCCCGCTGCGCGGCCGGTGCGGCAAGGGGTTTGGCCAGATAGTGCTCGCGTTCGTCATGGGCCAGGTGAATGACGCGGATGGCGCCTTGGTGATCCTGGCGCAAGGCTTCACGAAGCACGCCGAACAGCGGGCCTAAACCGGTGCCGGCGGCGAGCAGCCAGAGCGGCCGGGCGTGCCAGTCCGCATCGTAATGCAAGGCACCGCCGCGCAGTTCGCCGAGACGGATCGCGTCGCCGATCTGCAGCTTGCGTGCGGCATCGATGAATTCGCCGGGCTGGCGGCAATCGAGGTGAAACTCGAGAAAGCGATCTTCTTGCGGCAGGCTTGCCAATGAATACGGACGGGCGACATGGCCGATCCACAACACCAGATGCTGGCCGGCGCTGTAACGCAGTGGCCGTTGCGGGACCAGACGCAGACGCAAAACGTTGTCGCTGAGCCAGTCCAGCGCCTCGACGACGGCCGGGCGACCGTCGGCAATGGGATCGAAGGTGTGCACCTGCAGATCTTCATTCACCTGACATTGGCAGGCCAGCCGCCAGCCTTGCAGGCGTTGCTCGGCGCTCAGCGCATCCGGACGATTATCCGTGGGTGCGCCTTGAACGCATTGCACCAGACAGGCATGGCAACTGCCGGCGCGGCAGCTGTAGGGCACGGCGACGCCGTTGTGGTTGAGCGCATCGAGCAGGTTGCTGCCCGCCGCGACCGTCCACTGCCGATCACCGACCCGCAATTCAGGCATCGACGTTCTCCCACGCGGCGGCACAGCGATTGCGCCCGTCGCGCTTGGCCCGGTACAGCGCCTGATCGGCACGCTGCAACGCCTCATCCAGATCATCGCCAACGGCCAACAGGGTCATGCCCGCCGACAGGCTCAGGTTGCGCACTTGCAGGCCCATCAATTCCACCTCGCTGAAGGCGATGCGCAAACGCTCGCAACACGCGGTCAGGCGTTCGGCGTCACAGTCAGGCACCAGCACAACGAATTCTTCGCCACCATAACGCGCCAGCACGTCACCGTCGCGCAGGCACGCTTGCGCCACCCCGGCAAACGCTTGCAATACCTGATCGCCGGCGGCGTGGCCGTGCAGGTCGTTGATGCGTTTGAAGTGGTCCAGATCGATCAGCGCCAGGCCGTGCATCACGTCGCTGTCCAGCGCGTTCAGCTCGCGCGAGGCAATGCGCAGGAAGTGTCGGCGATTGAACAGCCCGGTCAGCTCATCGGTGGCCACCAGATCTTCGAGCTGACGCATCATCCCGCGCAGGGTGTCCTGATGCGCCTGCAAGGCAAAGCGGCGCTGGCGCTGACGTTGTCGGGAAACCTGGACAAAGCGCGCATAGAGCACCAGCCACGCCAGCACCATCGCCAGAATGCACACCTGCAACGCCGCGAGCGCAGGTTCGGCCAAGCGGAAGTGGTAAGCGTCCCACAGGGTAATGGCGCAGAAACTGAAAAACACCAGCAGCGCACAGCGGATGAACACGCGTCGGGTGAGATGGAACAGACCGAACAACAGGATCAGCACGTAGAACACCAGAAAAGCGCCGCGCGCCTCGTCGACATGGGCGATCAGCCACGTCTGCCAGCCCAGGCCCATCAGCACTTGCGCTTCGGTCAGGCTGGGGTCGGCGAAGCGCTGGTTGCGCCCGCTCCAGAACAGCCCGAAGAGGGTCGCCTGGCTGATGACCACCAGGGAGCTGCCGATGGCCACGCCACTGAGCGATTGCTGATAATGCCCGGTGAAAAACGCCAGCCACAGCAGCAGCAAAGCCAATCCGTAGGTGGCCGCAGCGAGGGCGAAGCGTTTGAGCAAAAGGCGTTGAATGGCGTTATGGGTCAATCGTTGACTCACCGTGCGATAGGAGGCTGACCGAGTGTCCTACTCTACAGACCGGATGCCACTTTAGAGGCCCGGTCGCTAAATGACCACCGATTTTCGGGCTCGAAAATTGACGTCAAATGCATGACCTGATTGAGCTGCATTGATGCCCGCACCAGGTCCCTGTGGTGAGGGGATTTATCTTCGATGGGCTGCGAAGTGGCCCCTTGCAACCGGTCAATCACTCTGAGCTCACAGGTTTTACGACTGCTGCGCAGCCGAGCGGGGATAAATCCCCTCGCCACAGGGTCATCCGACCAAAAGCCAATGTGCCCCCACCACCGAGCCGCGGTATACTGCCGCGCCTTTTTAGCGTCGCGCCACAAAGGGACAGCTACAAGCCGCAAGCCTGAAGCGGCAAGCTCAAGCTGTCCGCGTAATGCTTTAACTTGCCGCTCGAAGCTAAAAGCTTGTAGCTGCCCCATCGTGTTTTAGAGGAGCGCGACTCATGACCGTGATCAAGCAAGATGACCTGATTCAGAGCGTTGCCGACGCCCTGCAGTTCATTTCCTATTACCACCCCGTGGATTTCATCCAGGCGATGCACGAAGCCTACCTGCGCGAAGAATCGCCAGCGGCGCGTGATTCGATGGCGCAGATCCTGATCAACTCGCGCATGTGCGCCACTGGCCACCGCCCGATCTGCCAGGACACCGGTATCGTCACCGTGTTCGTCCGTGTCGGCATGGACGTGCGCTGGGACGGCGCCACCATGGGCCTGGACGACATGATCAACGAAGGCGTGCGTCGCGCCTACAACCTGCCGGAAAACGTCCTGCGTGCCTCGATCCTCGCCGACCCGGCGGGCGCGCGCAAGAACACCAAGGACAACACCCCGGCCGTGATCCACTACTCCATCGTCCCGGGCAACACCGTGGAAGTGGACGTGGCGGCCAAGGGCGGCGGTTCCGAGAACAAGTCGAAAATGGCCATGCTCAACCCGTCCGACTCGATCGTCGACTGGGTATTGAAGACCGTGCCGACCATGGGCGCCGGCTGGTGCCCGCCGGGCATGCTCGGCATCGGCATCGGCGGCACCGCCGAGAAAGCTGCGGTAATGGCCAAGGAAGTGTTGATGGAATCCATCGACATCCACGAGCTCAAGGCCCGTGGCCCGCAGAACCGCATCGAAGAAATGCGCCTGGAGCTGTTCGAGAAGGTCAACCAGTTGGGCATCGGCGCCCAGGGCCTCGGTGGCCTGACCACCGTGCTCGACGTGAAGATCATGGATTACCCGACCCACGCCGCTTCCCTGCCGGTGTGCATGATCCCCAACTGCGCCGCCACCCGTCACGCGCACTTCGTGCTCGACGGTTCCGGCCCGGCCTCGCTGGAAGCGCCACCGCTGGACGCCTACCCGGAAATCGTCTGGGAAGCCGGCCCGTCGGCACGTCGCGTCAACCTCGACACCCTGACCCCGGAAGACGTGCAGAGCTGGAAGCCGGGTGAAACCGTATTGCTTAACGGCAAGATGCTCACCGGTCGCGACGCTGCGCACAAGCGCATGGTAGAGATGCTCAACAAGGGTGAAACCCTGCCAGTCGACCTCAAGGGTCGCTTCATCTACTACGTCGGCCCGGTTGATCCGGTCGGTGACGAAGTGGTTGGCCCGGCGGGCCCGACCACCGCAACGCGGATGGACAAATTCACTCGTCAGATCCTCGAGCAGACCGGTCTGTTGGGCATGATCGGCAAATCCGAGCGCGGCCCGACCGCGATCGAAGCGATCAAGGACAACAAAGCCGTGTACCTGATGGCTGTCGGCGGCGCCGCCTACCTGGTTGCGCAAGCGATCAAGAAGTCCAAGGTGCTCGCATTTGCCGAGCTGGGCATGGAAGCGATCTACGAATTCGAGGTCAAGGACATGCCGGTCACCGTCGCGGTGGACAGCAAAGGCGAATCCGTACACATCACCGGCCCGGCGATCTGGCAACAGAAGATCAGCGAAAGTCTGGCGGTTGAAGTGCAGTAAGTTTTTCGCCACATCGAAACGGCCGGTGCATCTGCAAAGATGCCCGGCCGTTTTTTTGGTTAATACCGATCGCGATAACCAACCCGCCAATGCACAGAAAATGATCTTGCGCACCTGTCAGATCTGACAGGTTCATTTTTCCACCATTCTTGCTAGCGTCATTCCATGAACGCCCACTTCCCGCGAATGGAATCGACATGCCCGATCAAGACCTGAGCATCACCGCTCCCTCCATCGCCAAAAGCTCGTCGATTGCGACTATCGGCAAGAGCTGGAGCGCGGTAGGTCCGACGGGCACAGCCGGGGTTGAACTGCCGATCCCGACCGCTGGCCGTGGCTATGACCCGCACATGCTCCTGTCATCCAGCAGCCAGAGTGGTAACAGCCCGTTTGGCCTTGGCTGGAATCTGGCCGGGCTGAGCCAGATCAGCCGACGTACCAACAAGGGCGTACCGCGCTACACCGAGCACGACGAAATCATCGGCCATGACGGCGAAGTATGGATGCCGGAGCTGGATGACGATGGCAACCTGAAGTCACGCAGCGAAACGACCTACCGCGACCGGCCCATTCCGGCGCATACGGTGGTGTCTTATCGGGCGCGGATCGAAAGTGATTTTTCCCTGCGCGAATGCTGGCATCCGGCCGACGGCGGAGCGCCCTTCTGGCTGGTGCACGGCGCCGATGGCACATTGCATGTCTACGGCAAAACCGCCGCTTCACGCCGCGCCGACCCCGCCGACCCTTTGCGCGTCAGCAGCTGGCTGCTGTGCGAAAGCATGAACGCGCATGGCGAACACATCTGCTACGAATACAAGGCAGACGATCAGCCGGACGAACAGGACGCGATTCACGATTACCGCGCCCAGCGTTATCTGCGACAGGTGTGTCATGGCAATGCCACGGCGAGCGACCGCCTTTACAGCTGGGACTTCGACAGGCCGAC contains:
- a CDS encoding fumarate hydratase, with the translated sequence MTVIKQDDLIQSVADALQFISYYHPVDFIQAMHEAYLREESPAARDSMAQILINSRMCATGHRPICQDTGIVTVFVRVGMDVRWDGATMGLDDMINEGVRRAYNLPENVLRASILADPAGARKNTKDNTPAVIHYSIVPGNTVEVDVAAKGGGSENKSKMAMLNPSDSIVDWVLKTVPTMGAGWCPPGMLGIGIGGTAEKAAVMAKEVLMESIDIHELKARGPQNRIEEMRLELFEKVNQLGIGAQGLGGLTTVLDVKIMDYPTHAASLPVCMIPNCAATRHAHFVLDGSGPASLEAPPLDAYPEIVWEAGPSARRVNLDTLTPEDVQSWKPGETVLLNGKMLTGRDAAHKRMVEMLNKGETLPVDLKGRFIYYVGPVDPVGDEVVGPAGPTTATRMDKFTRQILEQTGLLGMIGKSERGPTAIEAIKDNKAVYLMAVGGAAYLVAQAIKKSKVLAFAELGMEAIYEFEVKDMPVTVAVDSKGESVHITGPAIWQQKISESLAVEVQ
- a CDS encoding GGDEF domain-containing protein, with product MTHNAIQRLLLKRFALAAATYGLALLLLWLAFFTGHYQQSLSGVAIGSSLVVISQATLFGLFWSGRNQRFADPSLTEAQVLMGLGWQTWLIAHVDEARGAFLVFYVLILLFGLFHLTRRVFIRCALLVFFSFCAITLWDAYHFRLAEPALAALQVCILAMVLAWLVLYARFVQVSRQRQRQRRFALQAHQDTLRGMMRQLEDLVATDELTGLFNRRHFLRIASRELNALDSDVMHGLALIDLDHFKRINDLHGHAAGDQVLQAFAGVAQACLRDGDVLARYGGEEFVVLVPDCDAERLTACCERLRIAFSEVELMGLQVRNLSLSAGMTLLAVGDDLDEALQRADQALYRAKRDGRNRCAAAWENVDA
- a CDS encoding iron-sulfur-binding ferredoxin reductase, with amino-acid sequence MPELRVGDRQWTVAAGSNLLDALNHNGVAVPYSCRAGSCHACLVQCVQGAPTDNRPDALSAEQRLQGWRLACQCQVNEDLQVHTFDPIADGRPAVVEALDWLSDNVLRLRLVPQRPLRYSAGQHLVLWIGHVARPYSLASLPQEDRFLEFHLDCRQPGEFIDAARKLQIGDAIRLGELRGGALHYDADWHARPLWLLAAGTGLGPLFGVLREALRQDHQGAIRVIHLAHDEREHYLAKPLAAPAAQRENLSVELWTAAESAAALAQLRLVSRQTLALVCGSTTSVDAFAKRLYLAGLPRNQLLADVFVSRG